From the genome of Phycisphaerales bacterium:
CGCCGCGGCACCCGCCCCCGAGCGCCGCTGCCCGGTGGTCTCCATCACCAGCGGCAAGGGCGGCGTCGGCAAGACCTCCACCAGCGTCAACCTCGCGATCGCGCTCACCGAACTCAAGCTGCGCGCCACACTGCTCGACGCCGACCTTGGCCTGGCCAACGCCGACGTGCTCTGCGGAATGACGCCCACCACGCGCCTCGACGCCGTGGTGCAGCAGGCCAAGGCCGACCCCCTGGTGTACGGCCACAACCCGCCGCGGCGCAGCCTCGCCACCATCGCCATCGATGCCCCCGGCGGCTTCCGCCTCGTGCCCGGCTCCGTCGGAATCTCTCGGATGGCCAACCTGCCCGCGCAGCAGCGCGAGATCATCCTCCGCGGCTTGTCCGAACTCGAGGCCGACTCCGACGTCGTGCTGGTCGACACGGGCGCCGGCCTCTCCGACTCGGTCACCACGTTCGCCGCCGCGGCCGATCTCACGCTCGTCGTCGCCACCCCCGAGCCCACCTCCATTGCCGACGCCTACGCGATGATCAAGGCCGTCGCCCACCTCCGCGCGGCCAAAGCCCCCGGCACCGGCTTCCGCACCGCCATCGTCATCAACCAGGCCCGCAACCCCACCGAGGGTCAGGCCGTGCACGCCCGACTCGCGGCCACCGCCAAGCGCTTCCTCGGTATCGAGCCGCCGCTTCTGGGCGTCATCCCGCAGGATGACGTAGTCCCAGCCAGCGTGCGACTCCGCAAGCCCGTGCTGCTGCACGCGCCGACCAGCAGGGTCGCGAAGGACCTGCGCACCCTCTCGGTCGAGCTCGCCCACTTGCTGGGCGTGCAGAAGAAGCCCGTCGAGCAGCCCGCGAAGCGGGGTCTGTTCGGGTTTCTGCGCAAGTAATGCGCGCAACGATCCTGCTCTGATGGTCGTGTCTTCGCGCACTCTCGCATCCACCCCACCCTCGGCCGCGCACCGGTACGCCCTTTGCGGTTTATGCCGTCGCCCCGCGCACGGAATTCCGCGCGCGG
Proteins encoded in this window:
- a CDS encoding MinD/ParA family protein, which produces MSSLNVSITGALPGGLKFTGDNRTVQPRPDDQASRLRSMVDAMNGVGAPAPQPPRVAAAPAPERRCPVVSITSGKGGVGKTSTSVNLAIALTELKLRATLLDADLGLANADVLCGMTPTTRLDAVVQQAKADPLVYGHNPPRRSLATIAIDAPGGFRLVPGSVGISRMANLPAQQREIILRGLSELEADSDVVLVDTGAGLSDSVTTFAAAADLTLVVATPEPTSIADAYAMIKAVAHLRAAKAPGTGFRTAIVINQARNPTEGQAVHARLAATAKRFLGIEPPLLGVIPQDDVVPASVRLRKPVLLHAPTSRVAKDLRTLSVELAHLLGVQKKPVEQPAKRGLFGFLRK